Proteins encoded together in one Pantoea sp. CCBC3-3-1 window:
- the ybaL gene encoding YbaL family putative K(+) efflux transporter, producing the protein MHHTTPLITTVVGGLVLAFFLGMLAHKLRISPLVGYLLAGVLAGPFTPGFVADTNLAPELAELGVILLMFGVGLHFSLKDLMAVKAIAIPGAVAQIAAATLLGTGLALAMGWPWLNGLVFGLCLSTASTVVLLRALEERQLIDSQRGQIAIGWLIVEDLVMVLALVLLPAIAGMFEEGNASVSMLLWDLLLTIGKVVAFMVLMMVVGRRAVPWILARSAATGSRELFTLAVLALALGIAFGAVEFFDVSFALGAFFAGMVLNESELSHRAAHDTLPLRDAFAVLFFVSVGMLFDPMILLDKPLAVLGVLAIIVLGKSLAALLLVLLFGHSRRTALTISVSLAQIGEFAFILAGLGISLNLLSNEGRNLVLAGAILSIMLNPILFALLQRYLDKTETIDDQTVEEAMEEEKQIPVELCNHAIVVGFGRVGSLLGRNLIESGVPVVVVENSRSRVEALREQGISAVLGNAARADTMDLARLDCARWLLLTIPNGYEAGEIVIAAREKRPTIDIIARAHHDDEVNYIIERGANRVVMGEREIANSMLTLMQTDLHAAPQASPL; encoded by the coding sequence ATGCATCATACTACCCCGCTTATCACCACCGTTGTTGGCGGTCTTGTTCTCGCTTTTTTCCTTGGCATGCTCGCTCATAAGCTGCGTATCTCTCCCCTGGTCGGTTATCTTCTTGCTGGCGTGCTGGCTGGTCCTTTTACTCCCGGTTTTGTGGCCGACACGAACCTTGCTCCTGAACTGGCGGAATTAGGGGTAATTCTGCTGATGTTCGGCGTGGGCCTGCATTTTTCACTGAAGGATTTGATGGCCGTGAAGGCTATTGCGATCCCCGGCGCGGTCGCACAGATTGCCGCCGCCACGTTGTTAGGAACCGGGCTTGCGCTGGCTATGGGCTGGCCGTGGCTAAACGGGCTGGTGTTCGGGCTTTGTCTCTCTACCGCCAGCACCGTGGTCTTGCTACGTGCGTTAGAAGAACGCCAGCTGATTGACAGCCAGCGCGGTCAGATAGCGATTGGCTGGCTGATTGTGGAAGATCTGGTGATGGTATTAGCGCTGGTCCTGTTGCCCGCCATTGCGGGTATGTTCGAAGAAGGCAATGCCAGCGTCAGTATGCTGCTGTGGGATCTACTGCTGACCATTGGCAAAGTGGTGGCCTTTATGGTGCTGATGATGGTGGTAGGCCGTCGTGCAGTGCCGTGGATTCTGGCACGCAGCGCCGCGACCGGCTCCCGTGAACTGTTTACGCTTGCCGTTCTGGCATTGGCGCTGGGCATCGCCTTTGGCGCGGTGGAATTCTTTGACGTTTCATTTGCGCTGGGCGCGTTCTTTGCCGGCATGGTGCTGAACGAATCGGAACTCAGCCATCGTGCCGCACATGACACGCTGCCGTTAAGAGACGCCTTTGCGGTGCTGTTTTTTGTGTCGGTCGGCATGCTGTTCGACCCGATGATCCTACTTGATAAGCCGCTGGCCGTGCTGGGGGTACTGGCAATTATCGTGTTGGGTAAATCACTTGCCGCACTGCTGCTGGTGCTGCTGTTTGGTCATTCGCGGCGTACCGCGCTGACAATTTCCGTTAGTCTCGCGCAGATTGGTGAGTTCGCCTTTATCCTGGCGGGCTTGGGCATCTCCCTTAATCTGCTGTCCAACGAGGGGCGTAATCTGGTGCTGGCCGGTGCGATCCTGTCGATTATGCTTAACCCGATTCTTTTTGCGTTGCTGCAACGCTATCTCGACAAGACCGAAACCATCGACGATCAAACCGTCGAAGAAGCGATGGAAGAAGAAAAACAGATCCCGGTAGAGCTCTGTAACCATGCGATCGTGGTCGGATTTGGCCGTGTTGGCAGCCTGCTGGGACGCAATTTAATCGAAAGCGGCGTTCCAGTCGTTGTGGTAGAAAACAGCCGTTCACGCGTGGAAGCGCTAAGAGAGCAAGGCATCAGCGCGGTGTTAGGCAATGCCGCCCGTGCGGATACCATGGATCTGGCACGTCTCGACTGCGCGCGCTGGCTGCTGTTGACCATTCCGAATGGTTATGAGGCGGGTGAAATTGTCATCGCCGCCAGGGAAAAGCGCCCTACCATCGACATTATTGCCCGCGCTCATCACGACGATGAAGTGAACTACATTATTGAGCGCGGGGCAAACCGGGTGGTGATGGGCGAGCGTGAAATTGCTAACAGCATGCTTACTCTGATGCAGACCGATCTGCACGCAGCGCCGCAGGCGAGTCCGCTTTAG